The proteins below are encoded in one region of Deltaproteobacteria bacterium:
- the budA gene encoding acetolactate decarboxylase, whose protein sequence is MIRRVIIVGLAVVLGISGGCASLPKERSAIFQYSAINALLEGVYDSGMTVGELSRHGDFGIGTFDGLDGEMIALDGIFYQIRADGKAYRIQGSMKTPFAVVTFFDAVSVVPPESSLDFQGLTNYLDELIPTKNIFYAIRVDGMFKQVKTRSVYKQQKPYPRLVDALANQPEFELRNIRGTLVGFRCPAYVGGVNVPGYHLHFITEDKMSGGHVLGFQTDSVNIGVEAVHEFRMVLPRSESFYTTDLTKEKRKDLDKVEKSRAPTGR, encoded by the coding sequence ATGATCCGTAGGGTTATTATTGTGGGATTGGCGGTTGTGCTGGGTATTTCCGGCGGCTGTGCAAGTCTGCCGAAAGAGCGCAGCGCCATATTCCAGTACTCTGCAATCAATGCCCTTTTGGAGGGTGTTTATGATTCAGGTATGACAGTTGGCGAATTGTCACGGCACGGTGATTTTGGCATCGGTACATTCGACGGCCTCGATGGTGAGATGATTGCACTCGATGGCATTTTCTATCAGATTCGGGCCGACGGCAAAGCGTACCGTATTCAAGGATCGATGAAAACGCCATTCGCCGTGGTTACCTTTTTCGATGCTGTGAGTGTCGTTCCTCCGGAATCGTCGCTGGATTTTCAGGGGTTGACCAATTATCTCGACGAATTAATTCCGACAAAAAACATCTTCTATGCCATACGGGTTGACGGAATGTTCAAGCAGGTGAAAACGCGATCCGTCTACAAACAGCAAAAACCTTACCCCCGCCTCGTGGACGCGCTTGCGAATCAGCCTGAATTTGAATTGCGTAATATCAGGGGAACATTGGTTGGCTTCCGTTGTCCCGCCTACGTTGGCGGTGTCAATGTTCCGGGATATCACCTGCATTTTATAACGGAAGACAAGATGTCGGGGGGACATGTGCTTGGCTTTCAGACAGACTCCGTGAATATAGGGGTCGAAGCTGTGCATGAATTCCGTATGGTTTTGCCGCGAAGCGAGTCTTTTTATACTACAGACCTGACCAAAGAAAAAAGGAAGGATCTGGATAAGGTCGAAAAGTCCAGGGCGCCCACTGGCCGGTAA
- a CDS encoding SprT family zinc-dependent metalloprotease has translation MSYLLVRSKKRKKTISLQVKADGTTVVYAPHRTPMGEIDKFFNTKKRWLLRKIRERDKRLKEIKPKEYVTGELFLFLGISYRLKIEDNNDVCDSLTFSSSQFVLTGDNANRGRELFIVWYRKRAQEYIGERIDYYSRKLELYPNGSRISSAQCRWGSCSPFNHLSFSWRLIMAPCSVIDYVVVHELTHMKEKNHSVRFWDLVAKTTPDYKKQRLWLKENGHLLDI, from the coding sequence ATGAGTTATCTATTAGTAAGGAGCAAAAAAAGAAAAAAGACGATCTCATTACAGGTGAAAGCGGACGGGACCACTGTTGTTTATGCGCCCCATCGCACCCCGATGGGAGAAATAGATAAATTTTTCAATACGAAAAAAAGGTGGTTGTTAAGAAAGATCAGAGAAAGGGATAAAAGGCTGAAAGAAATCAAGCCAAAGGAATATGTGACGGGAGAACTTTTTTTATTTCTGGGGATATCCTACCGATTGAAAATAGAGGATAACAATGATGTATGTGACTCCTTGACCTTTTCCTCAAGTCAATTTGTCCTTACCGGAGATAATGCAAATCGGGGAAGAGAGCTTTTCATTGTATGGTACAGAAAAAGAGCCCAGGAATATATCGGAGAAAGGATTGATTATTACAGCCGGAAACTTGAGCTTTACCCGAATGGCAGCAGGATAAGTAGCGCACAATGCCGCTGGGGTTCCTGTTCTCCGTTTAATCATCTGTCTTTCAGCTGGCGTCTTATCATGGCGCCCTGTTCCGTTATTGATTACGTGGTTGTCCATGAATTAACACATATGAAAGAAAAAAATCATTCTGTGCGCTTCTGGGATTTGGTAGCGAAAACCACTCCCGATTACAAGAAACAGAGGCTCTGGTTAAAGGAGAATGGGCATCTGTTGGATATTTAG
- the feoB gene encoding ferrous iron transport protein B: MGAELIPVTSMGVGEEGIIQTISGEKSLTSRLASMGIVCNAKLKVLRKSGGLVIVQVTDTRVALGSGEASKILVYRVPASRDETDTVKVGKKLLVALAGQPNVGKSTVFNILTGLSQHVGNWPGKTVEKKEGAHVSNDVEMQIIDLPGIYSLTAFSEEERVARDFIISVNPDVIILLVNASALERSLYLLSELLLLGPPIVVAVNMIDVADSQGIQIDVKALQKSLGIPVVPMVATKNRGIKELVSTVIAVAKGETEYKPRIPDVSPDHRAIFDRLMELIKDYVRPPFTIRWTSTKLMEGDPEILKMIQGLVPDHTWSEIQSLLIKHEDSLHAVVDGRYDWIEKVTRAAVLRFKMGQVVMTDRIDHVLTRPVFGIPILLAVFASVFFVTYKVGFPLQKQLEKLVSAFARWSEPALVSFHPWIRGILIDGIIGGVGSVFTLLPILLIFFAVMAFLEDVGYMARAAFVMDRFMHLVGLHGKSFIPMCLGFGCNVPSILGTRIVESKKERLLTIFLIPFVPCTARLAVLTVVAAALFADKAALVSWSLLAMNILVLGVIGMLINKFVLKDEPMPFIMELPLYHKPDPKTIGLVVWARTVAFVKRAGTVIMTVSILIWVLSYLPDGNVEGSILAWIGRLLEPIGKPMGLDWKMLTALITSFVAKENAIATLSVLYGVGEQGLLHILPTVVSNASGLAFMVVLMLFVPCAATVAVMKRELGNWKWFASSLLLMLVVSFSGGLIAYRLALLIGL, translated from the coding sequence ATGGGCGCTGAATTAATACCCGTTACATCAATGGGAGTGGGTGAGGAAGGGATAATTCAAACCATATCCGGTGAAAAGTCCCTGACGAGCAGGCTTGCAAGTATGGGGATTGTGTGCAACGCGAAACTCAAAGTCCTTCGTAAAAGCGGAGGATTGGTTATTGTACAGGTAACAGATACGAGGGTAGCGCTGGGAAGCGGAGAGGCGTCGAAAATACTGGTATACAGGGTTCCGGCGTCACGGGATGAAACAGACACGGTAAAAGTCGGCAAAAAACTTCTTGTTGCACTTGCAGGGCAGCCAAATGTGGGAAAATCAACGGTATTTAACATCCTCACCGGATTATCTCAGCATGTAGGCAACTGGCCGGGAAAAACAGTAGAGAAAAAAGAAGGCGCCCATGTTTCGAATGATGTAGAGATGCAGATCATAGACCTGCCCGGCATATATAGCCTGACCGCCTTTTCAGAAGAGGAAAGAGTTGCCAGGGATTTCATTATCAGCGTGAATCCGGACGTTATTATCCTTCTTGTAAATGCATCCGCACTCGAAAGAAGTCTCTATCTTTTATCTGAGCTGTTGCTTTTAGGCCCTCCTATTGTTGTAGCCGTTAATATGATAGATGTTGCAGACTCTCAGGGAATCCAGATTGATGTGAAGGCCCTCCAGAAATCTCTGGGAATACCCGTTGTTCCGATGGTTGCGACGAAAAACAGGGGGATCAAGGAGCTTGTGTCAACGGTCATTGCTGTTGCGAAGGGAGAAACCGAATACAAACCAAGAATACCGGATGTCTCCCCGGATCATAGAGCTATTTTTGACCGTCTCATGGAACTTATTAAAGACTATGTCCGGCCTCCATTCACCATTCGTTGGACGTCGACGAAGCTCATGGAAGGCGATCCGGAAATATTGAAAATGATACAGGGTCTTGTGCCGGATCACACATGGAGCGAGATTCAATCACTTCTTATTAAACACGAGGATTCACTCCATGCTGTGGTTGACGGCAGGTATGACTGGATCGAAAAGGTTACCCGGGCGGCCGTTTTGAGATTTAAAATGGGGCAGGTTGTTATGACTGACAGAATTGATCATGTCCTCACCCGCCCCGTTTTTGGTATTCCGATCCTCCTTGCGGTATTTGCAAGCGTCTTCTTTGTAACCTACAAAGTAGGATTTCCCTTGCAGAAACAGCTTGAAAAACTGGTAAGCGCTTTTGCCCGGTGGAGTGAACCGGCACTCGTTTCTTTTCATCCCTGGATCAGAGGAATCCTCATCGACGGTATCATCGGTGGCGTGGGATCTGTTTTTACCTTGCTTCCCATACTGTTGATATTTTTCGCGGTCATGGCGTTTCTGGAAGATGTGGGATACATGGCCAGAGCGGCATTTGTAATGGACAGATTCATGCACCTTGTGGGTCTCCACGGGAAGAGTTTTATCCCCATGTGTTTAGGTTTTGGGTGTAACGTGCCCTCGATTTTGGGGACCAGGATTGTGGAATCCAAGAAGGAACGGTTACTGACAATATTCCTTATTCCCTTCGTCCCGTGCACGGCACGGCTTGCCGTTCTCACCGTTGTTGCCGCCGCTCTGTTTGCGGACAAGGCAGCTCTTGTTTCCTGGTCATTGCTGGCCATGAACATCCTTGTATTAGGTGTAATAGGTATGCTGATCAATAAATTTGTTTTGAAGGATGAGCCGATGCCGTTCATTATGGAACTTCCCCTGTATCATAAACCTGATCCGAAAACGATAGGTCTTGTCGTGTGGGCAAGGACAGTTGCATTTGTGAAGAGGGCGGGCACCGTCATAATGACGGTTTCGATCTTGATATGGGTTTTATCCTATCTCCCGGACGGAAATGTGGAAGGGAGCATTCTGGCGTGGATAGGCCGCCTCCTGGAACCGATAGGGAAACCAATGGGGCTTGACTGGAAAATGCTGACTGCCTTGATTACAAGTTTTGTGGCAAAAGAGAATGCAATAGCAACGCTCAGTGTCCTTTACGGCGTCGGAGAACAGGGGTTGCTTCACATCTTGCCGACAGTTGTAAGTAATGCCTCAGGACTTGCTTTCATGGTTGTTCTGATGCTTTTTGTTCCCTGTGCTGCGACTGTTGCCGTAATGAAACGGGAATTGGGCAACTGGAAGTGGTTTGCATCGTCTTTACTGCTTATGCTTGTGGTTTCTTTTTCAGGAGGCCTCATTGCCTATCGCCTTGCTCTATTGATTGGATTGTAA
- a CDS encoding PaaI family thioesterase gives MKDRKRAVYFKKVAEEPFANLLNIKLKDVGEGYAFCEMEYTEQMDNIYGMAHGGAIFSLIDEAFEISSNSHSNIAVALNINVTYMRPPKKNTVLTAESKEINRTRRTASYQITVRDDSNLIAVCQALVYIKDEEIPFLKDSSD, from the coding sequence ATGAAAGACCGGAAGAGAGCAGTGTATTTTAAAAAAGTTGCCGAGGAACCCTTTGCCAACCTTCTCAATATTAAATTGAAGGATGTGGGAGAAGGCTATGCGTTCTGCGAAATGGAATACACAGAGCAGATGGATAATATATATGGAATGGCCCATGGCGGTGCGATATTTTCATTAATCGATGAGGCATTCGAGATATCATCCAACAGCCACAGCAACATTGCCGTTGCCCTCAATATCAATGTGACCTACATGAGGCCGCCGAAGAAGAATACCGTATTGACGGCGGAATCAAAGGAAATCAATCGAACACGAAGGACGGCTTCCTACCAGATTACGGTAAGGGATGACAGCAATCTCATTGCGGTCTGCCAGGCGCTGGTCTATATCAAAGACGAGGAGATTCCCTTTTTAAAGGATAGTTCAGATTAA